The Nitrospinota bacterium genomic sequence AGCGTTTTGAGGGTAAAATTTTTGATTAAGGGTTTGGATCATGAAACCAATAAGTAAACTTGCAAGTTGTATCCAGCTTAAATTGGATTTTCAAAACGCGTAAGAGAGAAAATCACAAATTACTGTGATTTACACGACATTGATAATTTTACTTTTACGTCCACTTTATTTAAAGCCTGCCAATAACTTTTCATTTTGTTTTGTTCGTATTGAAATCAGATTCTATCTTACCGCGTAATCCCGCGCCTCCAGGCAAGCCGTGATGGCCCGCTTGAAATCAGAACGTTCTTTGTCCGTCGACGATTGTTCACTGCTGGGATCAAAGTCGGTTTCACCCGCCGCCCAAAGATGGCATTCATACCGATCGTTGGCTCGTTCATTTTCACTTTGGTTAGCCTTGGGATAAACAAACAGATCCAGAGAATCTTCAATGGATTGTGGGGATTCTTCGCTCGATTCATAAACTTCCTGAGGAGGGGGAACGACCCGGTAGCCCCTCTGAACATCATCCCAAATGTAATAAACCCCAGCGGCAAGGTAGTAGGGCTGGGAGTCAATGTAAATGACTCTGTACCCCGGTGGAGGAACTGGGATCAACGCTCCAATCGGCGGGGTGACAACCGTGTAATAACCACTGTAGTCTCTATAAAAATTGCCGTAGGCATAGTAGTAAATCAGTCCGGACAGGGTTAATGAAATAAAACCGTGCGGCAAAACGACGACCCTGTGACCATGCGGGTGGGGTCTGTATTTTTGTCCACCACGGGGTTGGTGGACATTGGGGCCTTTCTGGTGGAGGCGCATGGAGAATATATCGGGGTGTTTACCAAAACGGATTGGATACACAAGATTTTAAAGGGAGCCGCCGACCCCAACGTGGTGAAAGTCGCAACGATGATGACCGCCCCCATCATCGCCATTGAAAAGGATGAGCCGATAGCGAGAGCCAGCGGGATCATGCAGGGGAAGAAAATCCGTCATATCGCCGTCACCGATAAAGGCAAAATCATCGGCATCCTGTCGG encodes the following:
- a CDS encoding CBS domain-containing protein gives rise to the protein MRQNDDPVTMRVGSVFLSTTGLVDIGAFLVEAHGEYIGVFTKTDWIHKILKGAADPNVVKVATMMTAPIIAIEKDEPIARASGIMQGKKIRHIAVTDKGKIIGILSVTDLEKCWTGLK